A DNA window from Engystomops pustulosus chromosome 10, aEngPut4.maternal, whole genome shotgun sequence contains the following coding sequences:
- the FEZF2 gene encoding fez family zinc finger protein 2 isoform X1 translates to MSKLLIKLISPLASLECREGGKREREREREDQGDFQLAAELSEVLAGMASSAASYPPSVMSSCQRLEGRNGASTNPKSLAFSIERIMAKSSDPKPTIFDHNQGLESDAKKILNLCSPIPCMIPVQSLGYDVHSKTLLNYSELWKSSLRAPVCNSSGLCKANCGMCCKNDLNMGHSVVPSSRVIKPQVINQTVGMPPGTNGPLYYFNYLDSAYNPSDILNGQLIPSSILNAQSQATLSAHHKLYLLENAKISSLCPEKYPLPQYPHKERLPGQLDQVMKENTALAVDRNPKSQSKLSANPIDGKPKIFTCEVCGKVFNAHYNLTRHMPVHTGARPFVCKVCGKGFRQASTLCRHKIIHTQEKPHKCNQCGKAFNRSSTLNTHIRIHAGYKPFVCEFCGKGFHQKGNYKNHKLTHSGEKQYKCTICNKAFHQIYNLTFHMHTHNDKKPFTCGTCGKGFCRNFDLKKHVRKLHDNVSASCSMKEISRTVQN, encoded by the exons ATGAGCAAGTTGCTTATTAAATTGATTTCTCCTCTGGCTTCCTTGGAATGCAGAGAAGgaggaaagagagagagagagagagagagagaagatcaGGGTGACTTCCAGTTGGCTGCTGAGCTCAGTGAAGTTCTTGCAGGGATGGCAAGCTCTGCTGCTTCATACCCTCCTTCAGTCATGTCCTCCTGCCAGCGTCTGGAAGGAAGAAATGGGGCATCCACTAACCCCAAATCATTGGCCTTCTCCATTGAACGAATTATGGCAAAGTCTTCAGATCCCAAGCCTACAATTTTTGACCACAACCAAGGACTGGAGAGCGATGCTAAGAAGATTCTCAACCTTTGTTCTCCAATTCCATGCATGATCCCAGTGCAGTCTTTGGGGTATGATGTCCACTCCAAGACCCTGCTGAATTATTCGGAGCTATGGAAGAGCAGTTTGAGGGCTCCTGTGTGTAACTCTTCTGGGCTGTGCAAGGCGAACTGTggcatgtgctgcaaaaatgatcTCAACATGGGCCACTCGGTTGTGCCAAGCAGTAGGGTGATAAAACCTCAGGTGATCAACCAAACAGTAGGGATGCCACCAGGGACTAATGGACCTCTGTATTACTTCAACTACTTGGACTCTGCCTACAACCCTTCTGATATCCTCAATGGACAGCTCATCCCTTCTAGTATTTTAAATGCCCAGTCCCAGGCCACACTAAGTGCCCATCATAAACTCTACTTATTGGAAAATGCTAAAATTTCTAGCCTCTGCCCAGAAAAGTACCCTCTTCCTCAATACCCACACAAGGAACGTCTACCGGGTCAACTGGACCAGGTGATGAAAGAAAACACTGCACTGGCTGTGGACAGGAACCCAAAGAGCCAGAGCAAACTTAGTGCCAACCCTATAGATGGCAAACCCAAGATCTTCACCTGTGAAGTGTGTGGCAAG GTTTTCAATGCACATTACAATCTGACCAGACACATGCCAGTTCACACAGGGGCCAGACCTTTTGTCTGCAAAGTTTGTGGCAAGGGATTTAGGCAAGCAAGTACCCTGTGCAGGCACAAAATCATCCACACACAG GAAAAACCCCATAAGTGTAACCAATGTGGAAAAGCCTTCAACAGAAGTTCCACCTTAAACACCCACATCAGAATCCATGCAGGTTACAAGCCGTTTGTTTGCGAATTTTGTGGCAAAGGATTTCACCAAAAAG GAAATTATAAAAACCACAAATTAACTCACAGTGGAGAAAAACAGTATAAATGCACAATCTGTAACAAGGCTTTTCATCAGATCTATAATCTGACCTTCCATATGCACACACACAATGACAAGAAGCCTTTTACATGTGGGACCTGTGGCAAAGGTTTTTGCAGGAACTTTGACTTAAAGAAACACGTGAGAAAATTACATGACAACGTTTCGGCCTCTTGTTCCATGAAGGAGATATCCAGGACTGTGCAGAACTGA
- the FEZF2 gene encoding fez family zinc finger protein 2 isoform X2 — MASSAASYPPSVMSSCQRLEGRNGASTNPKSLAFSIERIMAKSSDPKPTIFDHNQGLESDAKKILNLCSPIPCMIPVQSLGYDVHSKTLLNYSELWKSSLRAPVCNSSGLCKANCGMCCKNDLNMGHSVVPSSRVIKPQVINQTVGMPPGTNGPLYYFNYLDSAYNPSDILNGQLIPSSILNAQSQATLSAHHKLYLLENAKISSLCPEKYPLPQYPHKERLPGQLDQVMKENTALAVDRNPKSQSKLSANPIDGKPKIFTCEVCGKVFNAHYNLTRHMPVHTGARPFVCKVCGKGFRQASTLCRHKIIHTQEKPHKCNQCGKAFNRSSTLNTHIRIHAGYKPFVCEFCGKGFHQKGNYKNHKLTHSGEKQYKCTICNKAFHQIYNLTFHMHTHNDKKPFTCGTCGKGFCRNFDLKKHVRKLHDNVSASCSMKEISRTVQN; from the exons ATGGCAAGCTCTGCTGCTTCATACCCTCCTTCAGTCATGTCCTCCTGCCAGCGTCTGGAAGGAAGAAATGGGGCATCCACTAACCCCAAATCATTGGCCTTCTCCATTGAACGAATTATGGCAAAGTCTTCAGATCCCAAGCCTACAATTTTTGACCACAACCAAGGACTGGAGAGCGATGCTAAGAAGATTCTCAACCTTTGTTCTCCAATTCCATGCATGATCCCAGTGCAGTCTTTGGGGTATGATGTCCACTCCAAGACCCTGCTGAATTATTCGGAGCTATGGAAGAGCAGTTTGAGGGCTCCTGTGTGTAACTCTTCTGGGCTGTGCAAGGCGAACTGTggcatgtgctgcaaaaatgatcTCAACATGGGCCACTCGGTTGTGCCAAGCAGTAGGGTGATAAAACCTCAGGTGATCAACCAAACAGTAGGGATGCCACCAGGGACTAATGGACCTCTGTATTACTTCAACTACTTGGACTCTGCCTACAACCCTTCTGATATCCTCAATGGACAGCTCATCCCTTCTAGTATTTTAAATGCCCAGTCCCAGGCCACACTAAGTGCCCATCATAAACTCTACTTATTGGAAAATGCTAAAATTTCTAGCCTCTGCCCAGAAAAGTACCCTCTTCCTCAATACCCACACAAGGAACGTCTACCGGGTCAACTGGACCAGGTGATGAAAGAAAACACTGCACTGGCTGTGGACAGGAACCCAAAGAGCCAGAGCAAACTTAGTGCCAACCCTATAGATGGCAAACCCAAGATCTTCACCTGTGAAGTGTGTGGCAAG GTTTTCAATGCACATTACAATCTGACCAGACACATGCCAGTTCACACAGGGGCCAGACCTTTTGTCTGCAAAGTTTGTGGCAAGGGATTTAGGCAAGCAAGTACCCTGTGCAGGCACAAAATCATCCACACACAG GAAAAACCCCATAAGTGTAACCAATGTGGAAAAGCCTTCAACAGAAGTTCCACCTTAAACACCCACATCAGAATCCATGCAGGTTACAAGCCGTTTGTTTGCGAATTTTGTGGCAAAGGATTTCACCAAAAAG GAAATTATAAAAACCACAAATTAACTCACAGTGGAGAAAAACAGTATAAATGCACAATCTGTAACAAGGCTTTTCATCAGATCTATAATCTGACCTTCCATATGCACACACACAATGACAAGAAGCCTTTTACATGTGGGACCTGTGGCAAAGGTTTTTGCAGGAACTTTGACTTAAAGAAACACGTGAGAAAATTACATGACAACGTTTCGGCCTCTTGTTCCATGAAGGAGATATCCAGGACTGTGCAGAACTGA